A genome region from bacterium includes the following:
- a CDS encoding DUF3307 domain-containing protein → MIWNLLLAHLLADFPLQTRTLFELKKRSVWGVMLHSLVCVLLVIILVPHLLLKPVSLLLFFVSHTLFDWLKIKMTDKWPSLDNIIFFILDQIFHLVIILIVAKLWLCENIYSLSQVKYVSLYCIVGPASMILLFYFKRLFYRYETSVVVSKRSWYGAFERMVLFTLVLLPSPFYFAIPFVLMLRGWLFEEERDTALDLVVSTVIAGFCGLALKIFL, encoded by the coding sequence ATGATTTGGAACTTGCTTTTAGCCCACTTACTAGCTGATTTTCCCCTTCAGACACGAACCCTATTTGAGCTAAAAAAAAGGAGCGTATGGGGTGTAATGCTTCATAGCTTGGTATGTGTTTTGCTTGTCATTATTCTTGTTCCCCATCTTTTACTAAAGCCTGTAAGCCTTCTTTTGTTTTTTGTTTCACATACCTTATTTGATTGGCTAAAGATAAAGATGACAGACAAATGGCCTAGCCTGGATAACATTATCTTTTTTATATTAGACCAAATTTTTCATCTTGTTATTATTTTGATTGTTGCTAAGCTTTGGCTTTGTGAAAATATCTACTCCCTTTCACAGGTTAAGTATGTCTCCCTTTATTGCATTGTAGGACCAGCATCTATGATACTTTTATTTTATTTTAAAAGGCTTTTTTATAGATATGAAACATCTGTTGTTGTTTCAAAAAGAAGCTGGTATGGTGCATTTGAGAGGATGGTTTTATTTACCCTTGTTCTACTTCCTTCTCCATTTTATTTTGCTATTCCATTTGTTCTTATGTTAAGGGGATGGTTATTTGAAGAGGAAAGGGATACAGCCCTTGACCTTGTTGTCTCAACAGTAATTGCTGGGTTTTGTGGCCTTGCTTTAAAAATTTTCCTGTGA
- a CDS encoding GAF domain-containing protein — protein MDNKTILEKDVRVLRGLIAGLESELSEMQERTKEREERVKTIYSSLEAISLKAEILQEINEMLGLDLEVDDLLSLIMDSVLRFMRTDAGSILLLDKSETKLIFKVAKGPMADDVKKFDVPLGEGIAGWVAKEGQPLIVPNPLEDKRFKRDIAEEIGYLPYNLLCVPLKAKRKVIGVIEVINTLGKEAFTKDDEELLLSISNQIGVLIENASLFYDLVRKVSEKTVLTEVARTVNSTLNIDRVLEISMKLVAQLMRAEASSLMILDKEKNELIFKVALGKKGEDVKEIRIPLGVGIAGYVAERGEPLIVPDTSKDPRFFKDADEKSGFQTRSIICVPLKIKNKIIGVAEAINRVGGTFADEDIELFEAIALQIAIALENASLYKELEDLFLSIIISLTATIDAKDPYTHGHSQRVCEYSLAIGEEMGLSRDEIKELKLSSLLHDIGKIGIDEKILRKPAKLTDDEFSEIKKHPGTGANIIEHIKKLECIIPSIKHHHERFEGGGYPDGLRGEDIPLFSRIIAVADTYDAMTSDRPYRKGLEPEIALAEVEKCKGSQFDEKCADAFILAYKNGKIKKKDDLELAFSPLTS, from the coding sequence ATGGATAATAAGACAATTTTGGAAAAGGATGTTAGGGTTTTAAGGGGTCTGATTGCTGGGTTGGAATCAGAGCTTTCGGAAATGCAGGAAAGGACAAAGGAGAGGGAGGAAAGGGTAAAGACTATTTATTCCTCACTAGAGGCAATTTCATTAAAGGCAGAAATCCTTCAGGAGATAAATGAGATGCTTGGCTTAGACCTTGAGGTGGACGACCTCCTCTCATTGATTATGGATTCTGTCCTTCGTTTTATGAGAACCGATGCAGGCTCTATCCTTCTTTTAGACAAAAGCGAAACAAAACTTATCTTTAAGGTGGCAAAGGGACCAATGGCAGATGATGTAAAGAAATTTGATGTTCCATTAGGAGAGGGCATTGCAGGCTGGGTAGCAAAGGAGGGACAGCCCTTAATTGTTCCAAATCCTTTAGAAGACAAAAGGTTTAAGAGGGATATTGCAGAAGAAATAGGCTATCTTCCATATAACCTCCTTTGCGTTCCCTTGAAGGCAAAAAGAAAGGTGATTGGTGTTATTGAGGTTATCAATACATTGGGAAAGGAGGCTTTTACAAAGGATGATGAGGAGCTTCTTTTAAGTATCTCAAATCAAATAGGCGTTCTTATTGAAAATGCCTCCCTTTTCTATGACCTTGTTAGAAAGGTCTCAGAAAAGACCGTTTTAACAGAGGTTGCAAGGACAGTAAATTCAACCTTAAACATTGATAGGGTATTAGAAATATCAATGAAGCTTGTAGCCCAGCTAATGAGGGCTGAGGCAAGTTCTTTAATGATTTTGGACAAAGAAAAAAATGAGCTTATATTTAAGGTTGCACTTGGAAAGAAGGGAGAAGATGTAAAGGAGATAAGGATTCCTTTAGGTGTTGGTATTGCTGGATATGTTGCAGAAAGGGGAGAGCCTTTGATTGTTCCAGATACAAGCAAAGACCCTAGGTTTTTTAAAGATGCAGATGAAAAATCTGGGTTTCAAACAAGGTCTATTATTTGTGTTCCCCTTAAAATAAAGAATAAAATAATCGGTGTTGCAGAGGCAATAAACAGGGTAGGAGGGACATTTGCCGATGAGGATATAGAGCTTTTTGAGGCGATAGCCCTTCAAATTGCCATTGCCCTTGAGAATGCATCCCTTTACAAAGAGCTTGAAGACCTATTCCTTTCAATTATCATATCCCTTACAGCAACCATTGATGCAAAGGATCCATATACCCATGGACACTCCCAGAGGGTTTGTGAATATAGCCTTGCAATAGGAGAAGAGATGGGTTTGTCAAGGGATGAGATAAAGGAGCTTAAATTGTCCAGCCTTCTTCATGACATTGGAAAGATAGGAATAGATGAAAAAATCTTAAGAAAACCTGCAAAGCTTACAGATGATGAGTTTTCAGAAATAAAGAAGCACCCAGGAACAGGTGCAAATATTATTGAGCATATAAAAAAGCTTGAATGTATTATCCCTTCTATTAAGCACCACCACGAAAGGTTTGAAGGTGGAGGTTATCCAGATGGATTAAGAGGAGAAGATATACCCCTTTTCTCAAGGATAATAGCTGTGGCAGATACCTATGATGCTATGACATCTGATAGGCCCTATAGAAAGGGGCTTGAGCCTGAGATAGCTTTGGCTGAGGTAGAAAAATGCAAAGGCTCACAATTTGACGAAAAATGTGCAGATGCATTTATTCTAGCATATAAAAACGGAAAGATAAAGAAAAAAGATGATTTGGAACTTGCTTTTAGCCCACTTACTAGCTGA